The Sphaeramia orbicularis chromosome 16, fSphaOr1.1, whole genome shotgun sequence genome window below encodes:
- the dnajc28 gene encoding dnaJ homolog subfamily C member 28, with protein MSIFRLLVPQSSVYHGCLTPVLVRALSSGPNISHSLKESYRLLQLPDIEHCSPAHVKEAYLRLAKLYHPDCGAPTADAALFARVEEAYRAVLAHQSKKKQADGGMEADDEDKSRTVAFQHRRYLSFDGMGSGTPSQRERQYRQMRADQASEQVLNYRHREHERAAAAEGALLERDVRQRSRKIKITQAVERLVEDLIQESMARGDFRNLSGAGKPLNKFQHNPFADPMTHNLNRILIDNGYQPPWVVTQRDIREKVTHIRSRLLEGRTRLGYPMTSQEHTHWEQLCASVEEDLVKLNKMVDNYNLIVPMLSMQMVHFKLSREVSRAEKEAHQHRLEQQKVGIQERERRKDEKKRTNTVTKLKNTKQSPMTWIYNLFR; from the exons ATGAGTATTTTCCGCCTCCTGGTTCCCCAAAGCAGCGTATACCATGGCTGCCTTACGCCTGTCTTGGTCAGAGCACTGAGCTCAGGACCTAACATCAGCCACAGCCTAAAGGAGAGCTACAGGCTGCTGCAGCTGCCTGACATTGAGCACTGTAGTCCTGCACATGTGAAAGAAGCCTATCTACGCCTGGCCAAGCTTTACCATCCAGACTGTGGGGCTCCAACTGCAGATGCAGCACTGTTTGCTCGTGTTGAGGAGGCTTACCGGGCTGTGCTTGCACATCAGAGCAAGAAAAAGCAGGCTGATGGAGGGATGGAAGCAGATGATGAGGATAAGTCTAGAACTGTAGCATTTCAGCACAGGCGCTACCTCAGTTTTGACGGTATGGGTTCAGGCACACCAAGCCAGCGTGAACGCCAGTATAGGCAGATGCGAGCTGACCAAGCATCTGAGCAG GTTTTAAATTATCGGCACAGAGAGCATGAGAGGGCAGCAGCTGCAGAGGGAGCACTTCTGGAGAGGGATGTGCGTCAGCGTAGCCGAAAGATCAAGATCACCCAGGCAGTGGAAAGGCTAGTAGAGGACCTTATCCAGGAATCCATGGCTCGTGGAGATTTCAGGAACCTGAGTGGAGCTGGGAAACCCCTCAACAAGTTTCAACACAATCCTTTTGCTGATCCTATGACACACAACCTCAACCGTATCCTTATAGACAATGGTTACCAACCACCCTGGGTCGTCACACAACGGGACATTCGAGAGAAAGTCACTCATATTCGTAGTAGGTTGTTAGAGGGGAGGACCAGGCTGGGGTATCCCATGACATCTCAGGAACACACACATTGGGAGCAGCTGTGTGCATCTGTAGAGGAGGATCTAGTCAAACTTAATAAAATGGTGGATAACTACAATCTTATAGTACCTATGCTCAGCATGCAAATGGTTCACTTCAAGTTGTCTCGAGAAGTGAGCCGTGCTGAGAAAGAAGCTCACCAACACAGACTGGAGCAGCAGAAAGTGGGAATTCAGGAAAGAGAGAGAAGGAAGGATGAGAAAAAAAGAACCAACACAGTGACCAAACTTAAAAATACTAAACAAAGCCCAATGACTTGGATATACAATTTATTTAGATAA